The Oncorhynchus nerka isolate Pitt River linkage group LG12, Oner_Uvic_2.0, whole genome shotgun sequence genome includes a region encoding these proteins:
- the angel1 gene encoding protein angel homolog 1: MIGSAQSLGRSMIGSLIFYGLYPLTRLINCVTEPLKKGSSVSINDKKVWDGEVPSKRFTKTQAGLLDPWLSTCSGPPKAKKDPGKVTGEWMKENGALEKEKSKEAEMKKSTVKEVMVSEPDKDRKEPVFVTLEGRLLDGVKEEEPEVRDGMEEDGVREEGPKQQDQEQTILYSEKLMRDDGVPEAPCSPTEESENSNPALGLTPETSEVQNPSVKDSRTTDDKAIVHVLLEQIVEKMSMGESVTKAQVQKPEWESQTAAGLDLSSFVDPHASTSEVPAEIWDPGLDLVSLLCEAEAQTQPWESRAQPPPKGWHFPIGPGLKEVLFCPSTAFPSMSYYPHSLERETFEVVWRVWEELSETHTAPEPLQRPPSEPRPLFDFTVMSYNILAQDLLEANQELYTHCPLGVLSWDYRFPNLTQEFKKWEPDILCLQEVQENHFTEQLHPVLCDMGYTCVYKRRTGTKTDGCVICYRGDRFSQVSESLLEFYRPECELLDRDNVGIVLLLQPIITQGSEVTAKGPPLCVATTHLLFNTRRGDVKLTQLAMLLAEIDYIVRNCKVKGEHCNVVLCGDFNALPNMPLYQLITTRQLYYHGLPAWMISGQEDLSFNVHHRRVFAPLWPNTVGIDDNCQYTTVNEPKSQITSTQSPERNLQYNHGFLRRLRFCEAACVRPQDLELIPGVTDNTPDPEDKHPYTTRFRQTISHYLNLRSAYGHFIPGTDRAEVTTLHSEVGATVDYIFYSPRRGISGADQKGGGQRQSQGLKLLGRLSLLPEEDLWSMNGLPNEMFPSDHLSLLAKFQLDLNPV, translated from the exons ATGATCGGGTCCGCCCAATCATTGGGACGGAGCATGATTGGGAGCCTGATATTTTACGGGCTTTACCCGTTAACACGGCTTATAAACTGCGTCACAG AACCCTTGAAAAAGGGTTCCTCTGTGTCCATTAATGACAAGAAGGTGTGGGATGGTGAAGTCCCTTCCAAAAGATTTACTAAAACGCAGGCAGGCCTGCTGGATCCGTGGCTTAGTACATGCAGCGGGCCCCCAAAGGCCAAGAAGGATCCCGGGAAAGTGACTGGGGAATGGATGAAGGAGAACGGCGCACTAGAAAAGGAGAAGAGTAAAGAGGCAGAGATGAAGAAAAGCACTGTGAAAGAGGTGATGGTGTCTGAACCAGATAAAGACAGGAAAGAGCCTGTATTTGTAACTCTGGAGGGTCGGCTGCTTGATGGAGTGAAGGAAGAGGAGCCAGAGGTGAGAGACGGCATGGAGGAGGACGGGGTCAGAGAGGAAGGTCCAAAGCAGCAGGACCAGGAGCAGACTATCCTCTACTCAGAGAAGCTCATGAGGGATGATGGCGTGCCGGAGGCTCCCTGTTCCCCCACAGAGGAGTCTGAGAACAGTAACCCAGCACTGGGGCTAACACCAGAGACATCTGAAGTACAGAATCCATCAGTCAAGGACAGCAGGACAACAGACGATAAAGCGATTGTCCATGTCCTGTTAGAACAGATAGTGGAAAAGATGAGCATGGGAGAGTCAGTAACCAAGGCACAGGTGCAAAAACCGGAGTGGGAGAGCCAAACTGCAGCAGGACTAGACTTGAGCTCTTTTGTAGACCCACATGCAAGCACTAGTGAAGTGCCTGCTGAGATATGGGATCCTGGGCTGGACCTGGTCTCCCTTCTCTGTGAGGCAGAGGCCCAGACACAGCCATGGGAGAGTAGGGCTCAGCCCCCACCCAAGGGCTGGCATTTCCCCATCGGCCCTGGCTTGAAAGAGGTGTTGTTCTGCCCTTCCACAGCGTTCCCAAGCATGAGCTACTACCCACattcactggagagagagaccttcgaag tggtgtggagggtgtgggagGAACTCAGTGAGACCCACACAGCGCCAGAGCCTCTCCAAAGGCCCCCCTCAGAACCCCGGCCCCTGTTTGACTTCACAGTGATGTCTTACAACATCCTGGCCCAGGACCTGCTGGAGGCCAACCAGGAGCTGTACACACACTGCCCTCTAGGGGTGTTGAGCTGGGACTACCGCTTCCCAAACCTCACACAGGAGTTCAAGAAATGGGAACCAGAT ATCCTGTGTCTGCAAGAGGTCCAGGAGAACCACTTTACAGAGCAACTCCATCCTGTCCTTTGTGACATGG GCTACACCTGTGTTTACAAGCGGCGCACCGGCACCAAGACTGACGGCTGTGTGATTTGTTACCGCGGCGACCGTTTCTCCCAGGTGTCAGAGAGTCTGCTGGAGTTCTACAGGCCAGAGTGTGAGCTGCTGGACCGAGACAACGTGGGCATTGTCCTGCTGCTCCAGCCAATTATCACACAGGGGTCAGAAGTCACTGCCAAGGGCCCACCCCTCTGTGTGGCAACCACCCACCTCCTGTTCAACACCAGGAGGGGTGACGTGAAGCTGACCCAGCTTGCAATGCTGCTGGCAGAGATCGACTACATCGTGAGGAACTGCAAGGTGAAGGGAGAGCACTGCAATGTTGTTCTATGTGGAGACTTCAATGCTCTGCCCAACATGCCTCTCTACCAACTGATCACGACAAGACAGCTTTACTATCATGGTCTACCTGCCTGGATG ATATCAGGTCAAGAGGATCTGTCCTTCAATGTCCATCATAGGAGGGTATTCGCTCCCCTTTGGCCAAACACCGTGGGCATCGATGACAACTGCCAGTACACAACTGTAAATGAGCCAAAGAGTCAAATCACGTCAACCCAGAGTCCAGAAC GGAACCTGCAGTACAACCATGGCTTCCTGCGGCGGCTGCGTTTCTGTGAGGCTGCCTGTGTCCGGCCACAGGACCTGGAGCTCATCCCAGGGGTCACTGACAacacacctg ATCCTGAGGACAAGCATCCTTATACAACAAG GTTCAGACAGACTATCTCCCATTACCTGAACCTGCGGTCAGCCTACGGCCACTTCATCCCTGGAACAGACCGTGCTGAGGTGACCACGCTGCACTCCGAGGTTGGAGCTACAGTCGACTACATCTTCTACTCTCCAAGGCGTGGCATTTCTGGTGCTGATCAGAAAG GTGGAGGTCAACGGCAGAGCCAAGGTCTGAAGCTGCTTGGTCGTCTCTCCCTCCTACCAGAGGAGGACCTCTGGTCAATGAACGGTTTACCCAATGAAATGTTCCCCTCGGACCACCTCAGTCTCCTGGCCAAGTTCCAGCTGGACCTGAATCCTGTGTGA